ACGGCGGCGTCTTCACCCCGACCGAGGCCTCGGTGGTGGCGGTGATGTACGCGGTGGTGGTGGGCAAGTTCGTCTACCGCCGCCTGAGCTTCAAGCAACTGTCGGACACGCTGCACAAGTCGGTGGTGTCGACGGCCGTGATCATGTTCGTGATCGCCAACGCCGGCGTCTTCAGCTTCCTGCTGAACCGCGCCGGCATCCCCGACGCGCTGGGCGTGTGGCTGGCGCAGCTGTTCGACACCCAGTTCTCGTTCCTGATGGGCGTGAACCTGGCGCTGTTCGTGATCGGCATGTTCATCGAGACCTCGGCCTCGATCGTGGTGCTGGCCCCGCTGCTGCTGCCGGTGGCGCTGAAGTTCGGGGTGGACCCGGTGCACTTCGGCATCATCATGGTGGTCAACCTGGCCCTGGGCATGATCACGCCGCCGTTCGGGGTGAATCTTTTTGCCGCTTGCGCGGTGGCCAAGTTGCCGCTGGAGCGGTTGATCAAGCCGTTGATCCCGTTCGTGGGGGTGGTGATCGTTTGCCTGATGGTGATCACGTATTGGCCCGGACTGTCGCTCGGGCTGCGCGATCTGGTCTACGCGAAGTAGCGCGCCTGCCCGCCGCCGCAGGGGTCGCCCCTGCCGGCGGCTGGGGCGCAGGCGCGCCGCCCCGCGCGGCACGCGGGTAGGAGCCGCCCCGCCCCTGGCCGCAGGGGCGCGCTGTCACAAGCCTGAAAGACAAAGCGCCCGGTTCGGGCGCTTTGTGGTTTCGGCTTGGCTAGATTTCGCGTTCTTCCGTCTTGAGGTGGTTGTCGCGGGCGAAATCCACCACGAACTTGTACGCCAGCGGTTCGAGATCGCGCAAGCGCAGGTCGACCACGATGCCGCGCACGCCGTCGATCACGACGGGGAGCACGTAGGGCGAGTAGGTGAGGTGGTTACCCGCACAGCCGGCGGGCCGGAACTGTGCCATTACGCCGGCGAGCCGCTCCGCCCAGTCGCTGGGGCGAAATCGGCTACCGCTTTCGGTAACGCCATGAATTACGAATTGTCTGACGCGAGTTGCCATGGATTCTTCACTACGGGACGCCCTTCACTGGGCCGGATCTTCGGCGTGATCAAACATGCGCCCCGCGCCGCGAATTGTATATGATTGATCCTTTGCCCTGTCCCGAAAGGCGCTTCGCCCAGGGAAAAATGCCCAGGAGGACCCGTCATGACCTCGCCTCTGGCCAATATCTACGCCCGGTTGCCGGTCGCGTTCACGCACGGCCAGGGTGTCTGGCTGTGGGACGCGCAGGGCCGCAAGTACCTGGACGCGCTGGCGGGCATCGGCGTCTCCTGTCTGGGCCATGCCCATCCCCGGCTGGTCGCCGCCATCGGCGAGCAGGCCGCCCGCGTCATCCACACCTCCAACATCTACGAAATCCCGCAGCAGACTGAGCTGGCCACGCGCCTGGCGGCGCTGTCCGGCATGCGCGACGTGGTCTTCAACAACAGCGGCTCCGAGGCCAACGAGGCCGCCATCAAGCTGGCGCGCTACTACGCCTACCGGCACGGCAACACCCACGCCCACATCATCACCATGGATTCGTCCTGGCACGGGCGCACGCTGGCCACGCTGGCGGCCACCGGCAGCGACAAGGCGCGCAAGGGCTTCGAGCCCCTGCCCTCGGGCTTCATCCAGGTGCCGTACAACGACGCCGCCGCGATCCGCGCCGCCGGCGACGCCGAGCCGCGCGTCGCCGCCGTGCTGCTCGAAGCCCTGCAAGGCGAAGGCGGCATCCGTCCCTCTGACGCCGCCTTCCTGCAAGAGGTGCGGCAGCTCTGCACCGAGCGCGGCTGGCTGCTGATGATCGACGAGGTTCAGTCGGGCATCGGCCGCACCGGCAAGTGGTTCGCCCACCAGTGGGCCGACATCGTGCCGGACGTCATGACCCTGGCCAAGGGCCTGGCCGGCGGCGTGCCGATCGGCGCGATGCTGGCCGCCGGCCCCGCCGCGGGCATCTTCACCCCCGGCAGCCATGGCACCACCTTCGGCGGCGGCCCGCTGGTCTGCGCGGCCGGCCTGGCGGTGCTGGACGCGCTGGAATCGGAAAACCTGCTGGACAACGCCCACACCGTGGGCGGCCACCTGCAGGCGCGGCTGGCGGCCGAGCTGGCCGGCGCGCCGGGCGTGGTCGAGGTGCGCGGACGCGGCCTGATGCTGGGCATCGAGCTGAACCGTCCCTGTGGCGTGCTGGCGCTGCGGGCCCTGGAAGCGGGCCTGCTGATCAACGTCACCCGCGACCGCGTCATCCGCCTGCTGCCGCCGCTGGTCCTGTCGCGCGCCGAAGCCGACCAGATTGTCGACATCCTGGTGCCGCTGATTCGACAGTTCCAGGCCGAACATCCATAATCAACCTCCCGCCCGGGCCACGAGCCCGTCCGGGCCCAATGACCTGCGACATCACCATGACTCCTCCCACGACTCAAAACGGCCCCTTGCGGCACTTTCTGCAGTTCAAGGACTTCTCGTCCGCCGAGATCGCCTACGTGCTGGACCGCGCGCGGCTGATCAAGGAAAAATTCAAGCGCTACGAACCCCACATGCCGCTGCACGACCGCACGCTGGCGATGGTGTTCGAAAAGGCCAGCACCCGCACCCGCGTCTCGTTCGAGGCCGGCATGTACCAGATGGGCGGCTCGGTCATCAACCTGACCTCCAATGATTCCCAGCTGGGCCGCTCCGAGCCCATCGAGGACACCGCGCGCGTCATCTCGCGCATGGTCGACATCGTCATGATCCGCACGTTCGAGCAGACCCGCATCGAGCGCTTCGCCTCGCACTCGCGCGTGCCGGTGATCAACGGCCTGACCAACGAATTCCACCCGTGCCAGATCCTGGCCGACATCTTCACCTACATCGAGCACCGCGGCCCCATCGCCGGCAAGACGGTCGCCTGGGTCGGTGACGCCAACAACATGGCCTACACCTGGCTGCACGCCGCCGAGATGCTGGGCTTCACGCTGCACGTGTCGACCCCGGCCGGCTACGAGCTCGAAGCCGCCCGCATCGGCACGCCGTCCGACAAGGTGCTGCGCCAGTTCAAGGACCCGATGCAGGCCTGCCAGGGCGCGCACCTGGTCACCACCGACGTCTGGACCAGCATGGGCTACGAGGCCGAGAACGAAGAACGCCGCGCCGCCTTCGCCGACTGGTGCGTCGACGCCGAGATGATGGCTGCCGCCGATCCCCAGGCCGTGTTCATGCACTGCCTGCCCGCCCACCGCGGCGAGGAAGTCACCGGCGAAGTCATCGACGGCCCGCAGAGCGTGGTCTGGGACGAAGCCGAGAACCGCCTGCACGTGCAGAAGGCGCTGATGGAGTTCCTGCTGCTGGGCCAGCTCAAGTAAGCGGCGCGCCCATGGAAAAAGCAGCCCCGCGGGGCTGCTTTTTTTGTGTCCGTCGCAGGCGGACGCGTCGGGCGGACCTGCCTGGCGGACGTATCAGGCAGACCTCTCTCGCGGACGATCAAGCTCAAGGCTTGAGCGACTTTTCCCAGCGCACGATGGCATCGGCCACCGCCTGCGGCGCTTCCGGCACCAGCGCGTGGCCGGCGCCCGGAATCACCACCACCGACACGCGCTCGCCGAATTCGTCGCGGATCTCGTTGCGGGTCGATTCGGGCTTGAACAGGTCGGCGCCCGCCTGCAGGTCCAGCAGCGGCTTGCTGCCGCCCGACCACCAGTCCGACTGGCGCGTGGCCTTGCCGGCCAGGCGCTGGCTCTCGCTGACCTCGGGATACCAGCCGTTGAGCCAGACGCTCGCGTCGTGGCCCGGCGCGAAGAACGCATGCTGGATCGACTTCAGGCGCTCGGCGTCGGGCAGCGACAGGTCGGCGCTGCGATCGACGTGCTCGCTCAGGCCGGCGGGGTACTTCTTGGCCGCGGCCGCCACGATCACCACGCCGCGCACCAGGTCGGGGTGGTCCACGCCCGTGGTGCGCGCCACCCAGTTGCCGAACGCGTGCCCGATCATCACCACCGGCTGCCTGGCGACATCGCGGATCACCGCCGCCATGTCGTTGCCCAGGTCGTGCAGGGTGATGCCCTTCATCGGCCCGCTGCTGCCGCCGATGCCGCGCGGCTCGGGCCGCAGCACGCGGTAGCCGGCCTGCGCCAGGCGCGCCGCCAGGTCATCGAAATCCTCCTGGCCGCGGCCGCGCGACGGCAGCAGCACCAGGGCCGGGCCCTGGCCCTGCACCAGCACCTCGATGCGGGCGCCGTTGCCCGGCAGCACCGTGACCCGTTCGACCTTGTCGGCCGGCGCCGCGGCGGCCGAAGCCGGCGCGGCCTGCGCCGTCATCGCCACACCCAGGGCGCTCAACGCCGCGCACAACACCGCCTTCGCCCATCGCTTGCTCATCGCTGTCTCCCCGTTCTTCCTGGTTCAAAGAATCTTCTGGAACATGGTGCGGCGCGTGTTGCGGAACGACGGCCGCACCCGGCTGCTCCAGTCGGTGGCGCGCACCGCCAGCCACGGCGGGCTGCCGAAGGTCTCGCGCGTCTCCAGGTCGTAGCAGGCCAGGTAGCGCGGGCCCTGGTCGCGGCACTCGTAGCGTTGCGCGCGCACGGTGCCGGGCACCGAGGCCAGGCCCGGCAGGTGTTCCTGGTCGTACCAGGCGTTCAGGTCGGCCTCGGCCTCGGGCAGCACGTCGGTCTCGACGATGTAGTGCCAGGGCGCATCCAGGCCGGCCGAGGCGCCGGCCAGGTCCAGGGTCAGGTGCAGCACGCGCGCCTGCGCCCCCGGAAACAGTTCCGCCAGGCGCGCCTGAACCTCCGGCTGGCCGCCGGCATCGCCGTCGACATACACGTAGGTGTCCTCTTCCTCGACCGCGGCGAAGGCGCGCAGCCGCACGCCGTCCAGGCCCTCGGTCAGGCGTTGCGCCATATCGGCCGCGCGCGCCGCGTCGAAACGCTCGCCCAGCGACACCAGCAATACCGTCTTGTCCATACGAAGCTCCTTTCAGTGCCCGACGCGCAACGCCACCAGGAAGCGCGACACCATGTTGTAGGCCGCCACCGTCGCGGTCAGCTCGACCAGTTCCTGGTCGTTGTAGCGCGAACGCAGCGGCGCGAACAGCGCGTCCGGCACCTCGATGTCGCGGGTCATGGCGTCGGTCAGGGCCAGCACGTCGGCCTCGCCCGCCTCCAGCCCCTGCACCGCGTCCGCGCGCGGGCCGCCGCGCAACTGCTCGACCACCGCCGGCGGCATGCCCGCGGCCAGCGCGTGCGGCACGTGCGCGTCGAACTCGTAGGGCGCGTTGTTCAACGTCGCCACGCGCAGGATGATCAGTTCGCGCACCCGCGGCGATAGCGACGTGTTCAGGCGGATCGCGGTCAGCATCGCTTCCCAGCCCTGCACCACGGCGGGACTGTTCAGCAGCACCTGGTACAGCGGCGAGATGCGGCCGCGCGCGGCCGCGATGCGCGCTTCCATTTCGGCCAGGGCCGGGCGCGTGCCCGGCACGACCGGCGAGACTCGGCAGTCGCTCATGCTCACTCCGGACGGATGTTCTTGCGCTGGATCAGCGAGCCCCACTTGTCGCGGTCGGCGGCGATCAGCGCCGCCAGTTCCTGCGGCGAGCTGGGCGCGGCCTGGGCGCCGAACTTCTCGAGCTTGGCGCGCACCGCCTCGTTGCCCAGCGCGGCGCGCAGGGCCTGGTTCAGTTTCTCGACCGTGGCCGGCGGCGTGGCGGCCGGCGCGACGATGCCGTACCAGTTGTTCGATTCGACGCCCGGGATGCCCTGCTCGGCCAGCGTCTTGACGTCCGGCAGCAGCGGATGGCGCGTCGGCGCGGCGATGCCCAGCGCCTTGAGCTTGCCGCTCTGGATGTGGCCGATCAGGCCCGGCACGTCGCCGAAGAAGCCATTGACCTGGTTGCCCAGCACGTCGTTGATGACTGGCGCGGCGCCCTTGTACGGCACGTGCAGCACCTTGGCCTTGCTGGCGTCGGCGAACATTTCCAGCGTCAGGTGCGGGATGCTGCCGATGCCCGACGAACCGATCGCCACGGACTGCGACGCCGCCAGCGAGCGCTTGACGAAGTCGGCCGCGTCGGTGGCCGGGTTGGCCGGGTTCACCACGAACACGGTGGCGTTGTTGACCACGCGCGACACCGGCGCGAAGTCGCGCACCGGGTCGTACGGCAGGTCCTTGTACAGCGCCGGGCTGATGGATACCGCGCCGACGCTGGTCAGGAACAGCACCGAGCCGTCGGCCGGCGCCTTGGCCACGTAGGCCGCGGCGATGTTGCCGTTGGCGCCCGCCTTGTTCTCGACGATGACCGACTGCTTGAGCTCCTTGCCCAGCTGCTCGGCCAGCACCCGGCCGACCAGGTCCACCGGGCCGCCCGGCGGGAAAGCGATGATCAGGCGCACCGGACCGTCGGCATGCGCCGCGGGCGCCAGGCTGGCCAGGCCCAGCAGGCCGGCGAATACGATTTTCTTGAACATGGATTGTCTCCTCGGGATGTCGTATCTTCTTGTTGCCCGGTATCGGGCGATGGCGCGGCTACAGGAAGCCGTAGAGACGCGCCGGGTTGTCCACCAGGACCTGCCGGCGCGTTTCCGCGTCCGGGCAGGCCAGGAAAAAAGCGTCGGCCAGTTCGCCGTCGTCGGGCATGTCGCCCGCGACGTTCGG
The window above is part of the Achromobacter deleyi genome. Proteins encoded here:
- a CDS encoding aspartate aminotransferase family protein, encoding MTSPLANIYARLPVAFTHGQGVWLWDAQGRKYLDALAGIGVSCLGHAHPRLVAAIGEQAARVIHTSNIYEIPQQTELATRLAALSGMRDVVFNNSGSEANEAAIKLARYYAYRHGNTHAHIITMDSSWHGRTLATLAATGSDKARKGFEPLPSGFIQVPYNDAAAIRAAGDAEPRVAAVLLEALQGEGGIRPSDAAFLQEVRQLCTERGWLLMIDEVQSGIGRTGKWFAHQWADIVPDVMTLAKGLAGGVPIGAMLAAGPAAGIFTPGSHGTTFGGGPLVCAAGLAVLDALESENLLDNAHTVGGHLQARLAAELAGAPGVVEVRGRGLMLGIELNRPCGVLALRALEAGLLINVTRDRVIRLLPPLVLSRAEADQIVDILVPLIRQFQAEHP
- a CDS encoding alpha/beta fold hydrolase; its protein translation is MSKRWAKAVLCAALSALGVAMTAQAAPASAAAAPADKVERVTVLPGNGARIEVLVQGQGPALVLLPSRGRGQEDFDDLAARLAQAGYRVLRPEPRGIGGSSGPMKGITLHDLGNDMAAVIRDVARQPVVMIGHAFGNWVARTTGVDHPDLVRGVVIVAAAAKKYPAGLSEHVDRSADLSLPDAERLKSIQHAFFAPGHDASVWLNGWYPEVSESQRLAGKATRQSDWWSGGSKPLLDLQAGADLFKPESTRNEIRDEFGERVSVVVIPGAGHALVPEAPQAVADAIVRWEKSLKP
- a CDS encoding Bug family tripartite tricarboxylate transporter substrate binding protein gives rise to the protein MFKKIVFAGLLGLASLAPAAHADGPVRLIIAFPPGGPVDLVGRVLAEQLGKELKQSVIVENKAGANGNIAAAYVAKAPADGSVLFLTSVGAVSISPALYKDLPYDPVRDFAPVSRVVNNATVFVVNPANPATDAADFVKRSLAASQSVAIGSSGIGSIPHLTLEMFADASKAKVLHVPYKGAAPVINDVLGNQVNGFFGDVPGLIGHIQSGKLKALGIAAPTRHPLLPDVKTLAEQGIPGVESNNWYGIVAPAATPPATVEKLNQALRAALGNEAVRAKLEKFGAQAAPSSPQELAALIAADRDKWGSLIQRKNIRPE
- a CDS encoding DUF4286 family protein, translating into MDKTVLLVSLGERFDAARAADMAQRLTEGLDGVRLRAFAAVEEEDTYVYVDGDAGGQPEVQARLAELFPGAQARVLHLTLDLAGASAGLDAPWHYIVETDVLPEAEADLNAWYDQEHLPGLASVPGTVRAQRYECRDQGPRYLACYDLETRETFGSPPWLAVRATDWSSRVRPSFRNTRRTMFQKIL
- the argF gene encoding ornithine carbamoyltransferase translates to MTPPTTQNGPLRHFLQFKDFSSAEIAYVLDRARLIKEKFKRYEPHMPLHDRTLAMVFEKASTRTRVSFEAGMYQMGGSVINLTSNDSQLGRSEPIEDTARVISRMVDIVMIRTFEQTRIERFASHSRVPVINGLTNEFHPCQILADIFTYIEHRGPIAGKTVAWVGDANNMAYTWLHAAEMLGFTLHVSTPAGYELEAARIGTPSDKVLRQFKDPMQACQGAHLVTTDVWTSMGYEAENEERRAAFADWCVDAEMMAAADPQAVFMHCLPAHRGEEVTGEVIDGPQSVVWDEAENRLHVQKALMEFLLLGQLK
- a CDS encoding carboxymuconolactone decarboxylase family protein, with protein sequence MSDCRVSPVVPGTRPALAEMEARIAAARGRISPLYQVLLNSPAVVQGWEAMLTAIRLNTSLSPRVRELIILRVATLNNAPYEFDAHVPHALAAGMPPAVVEQLRGGPRADAVQGLEAGEADVLALTDAMTRDIEVPDALFAPLRSRYNDQELVELTATVAAYNMVSRFLVALRVGH
- a CDS encoding DUF3579 domain-containing protein; this translates as MATRVRQFVIHGVTESGSRFRPSDWAERLAGVMAQFRPAGCAGNHLTYSPYVLPVVIDGVRGIVVDLRLRDLEPLAYKFVVDFARDNHLKTEEREI